The genomic interval AgtacaacaaaattgtattttggGGAAAGAAACATTGAAATTCGACTTCCATTCGTAAAACCACTAAAATGCCTTggtattatatcatattatacatTTCCGCATTAGGCTATGTACCTTGATTCTTcagccaacaacaacaactgctttaatttcatagtcaattgcagtggggctcaaagATAAATCCCTCCAAGGGACCAGATGCTCTGTTTAGCTGGTAAATAGAACAACTAGGCCTACACTTGGTCTGgtggtgagtgtatgtttggcttgtaagattaacataAAGACAAACTTTAACAAAAGAGGAAAATGAGAGTGCTGCGTCTTTCTGCCTGTATTGACAACCTTTCTATCAAATGACAAAGGTTCTGGGATACTTGCTTTGATTTGAATATGCAAGCTTCTGTCCCAAAGGGTCAACACTGCAACAATATACTCGATTTTTTAAGATTGCAATTTTGTAATGCAAATGATACCATGGGTTTGCTGTTGCAGTGTTGTTCACTATGATCAGCCTCCTGATGTTGGCGGAAATATTTACATGCGGTGCGCTTTTGGCATTTGGTTCTGCCATGTAATGGACACCACCTATCTCAGAGGCATGCAGGTGTACTTGGGGTCAGGCCATGATTTCTGTTGTGTTTATATTCTTTTTTCCAAACCTTCCATTTCCTTGATTAGCCATGGAAGTGCAGGGGCAGAAATTGTTTAAGTGTTCAAGGCCCGAAACTAAGTGCAGACATGATAGAAGAAATAAACTCCTCTCACAGTATGCTTCTACCACGCTGTGCCCCATATTAttatgcaaattacatttttcactgATTTTTTATGTAAAAGGAAGTGTGCATTCGAATCCTGCCCGTAttactccctacacctccatccatggctgaagtgcccttgagtaaaagacacctaaccccacattgctccagggactgtaaccaataccctccaGGGATTTTAGAATGCAAATTGCTTATGGGTCTCCACTTCACTATGTAAAGCATGATGTAAAGTTCTATGGTTAAAAAGGCCAGTTGTTGTAGGAAGTTTCAACAGAGCGACTCGTATTTTTCATAACATTTTCACTCAGGTAATTGATGATATTAATATGGTGCCCAGTAGTGATTCATATTGGTGGTATCATTTGTTATTTGAGgttattgtttatttgtgtgtgtgtgttttgtgtcatgATTAAGAAACCTGGCTCTTGCCAGATCTGTGTAAATTTTGAAAATAGACTCACAACATActaaaatattttatatttttagaaaCCTATAACACAATTTATTTTGATGTAATCAATTTTGATAGAATAATGAGAGTATAAAAAATGTCATGTGGCGTAACTGTaaaagcctttttaaaaaaaaaaacaaattttaatCTGTACATTCCtagttctttacaaaacatgtcatatctTTGGCATAAGGCCTACCTGTATCTTGTTTAACAGTGACTAAAAGAAACAGAATATAGGCATAAttttcacagtttttgtcagtaaTTTGTGGAACTTTGTGTGTCACTTTGTGTTTCTAAATTGTCAATGTGGAGTAACGACCAGTTGAGCCTTTTAGTTCATTTGTGTCAGAAGACCATGCCACATGATCTGACTCGGTAAAattttatattaatgtctgcttataaagcattaataacacttggTAAATAATGAAGAAATGATGAACACATTAACAAATTTTTGTCaatgacttgtaaatgtttgtaaatgttatgttaatattttatattcatcaaatATTTACAaactgtttgtaaatgactaataatgCTCTGATAAAAGATTTATGAAAtcgtgaacatattatttgtagatatttttaagtatgttttgttcatcattagttaattgattactaaatctttataagcagacattaatattaAGTGTTACCGATGACACCACACAGATGCACCCTGATTAGCATATCTTCTACATGACCAGTAGTGTATGGCTATGTGTGTTATAGTTACATGTCAAATACAACTACAGGtatgaatgtatgcatgtatgcttgtTAAATACAACAGCAAACATTTAAAATGTAACATTCCTGTCTAAAATAATTATTCATTTTAGAAGCATGAGGGAAATCTCAACATCCAGATCACAAACTTTGATAGGTTTCAACTCCATCAATAAAGTTTGAACGAAACTTTTGCCATACCCTATACTATTACATTGTTATCACACACCCTATTACATATAGTGTGACTGTGACATTATCAAATGTTCACCCAAACCTAAACTTGCACTGCTACTCCTGcgacccaattgggctgcttggcatggccgtctgcgggtaaaaatggtcaaaaatggccatttggcgtttttatcCTCAAtttcatggccatagaaatcaatgcaatttgttgaaattgtgcAGAATTTAGCGTCTCCAGTCAGTTTTTGGGAatcgtttgggctggaaatgttgacacaaatctggcaacactgacctgaGGTCCAGCCTACGCTTGTAAGGTACAGTAAGAGATGGGTGAAATATGATGTAACAAGCACACCAACACCCAGAAAACCTTCATCATAAAATATAGGCAACATGTTCCAATACTACAATATTCCAATATCAGTACATCACACATTGTTTACAAATGCATTATTATATGATCAAGCCATACTGTATTGGCCACTGCAAGCCTATATAAGAATTGTGTCTTATGGAGCTAAAACAACTAACCTGGCTCTGGCCAGggttgaatttctcaaaaccaaagttgcttactacattactttgttgttttcaattcattttcccattgccaactaccgaagttgttaacagcctaacaacttctcttttgagaaactcaccccagatcaGATCTGCGAGCTGCACTCACTGGTCTGGGAGAGCAGTGtgttcatggccgtaactaccattgaggacacagaggtcatatcctctgtatttttttttcagcaatgtGAAATGTAttcatgatgaaaatcgatatatgatcaacaatgataaattcaatctGTATAGGCCACCCCCATTTCtcatcaaggcagtgattaatgagaacaaacttaagagtttgactgaagtgtttgaagcattctaaatgtacagtatgcagaacagcacacagtatttcacctctgtatttgaaaatgtctggttacggccctgagtgTGTTGGATTCATTTTCAGAAGGCATGGCATTATCCAGCATTGAGGTTGCAGGATAAAAAGCTTCCCAAACGGTGCTGTTGGCCGGACCTGTGTTTGGAGCTTGTGTAGCCACCCCTGGCATTTGCTAAATAGCAAGTAACAGTTACTACAATAAATACGTTTACAGCATTTTCACATAGTATTAACGTCAACATCTTTGGTCTGTCGGCCTGCATAGCTACAGTATCCACCCATCCATTCTACCACAGTAAATAATTCTTTCTTTCtacctgtatgtaggcctatctgtcagTTCCTTGATTTCCTTCAggagtgataaaaaaaaaaacctcttccactactctaccagagagagagtagagagagagaggttccatttgcccattgtttccgggttctattattgcaagtgggaggtggaggggggaggcgggggaatccccctttaggcagacctaggcagacctaggcagacctaaggactgttctattcaatgctaggagtattatgacacgcccctttaggcagaccggaacctggacatgttaggtgcccatagcaacctattacattggcatatctctatacttaaagaatctctgactctactgtctgtcctccacaccagggccagattaatgcacaggctacatatggctgcaacctaggggcccaTACCACCCTGGGGACTCCTGATTGGCCAAAGGGGAAAGAaagcagaattatgacaagatgcaatattgaaaaactcctCTGTCGTCTGGAGTACAGTTGattatccttaattcctggcttgtaattatgacactgcaaatttgtcatgaaatttgccttgcGGGGGCCCCCACAATAACTTGCAGTCTaagggccccagaccatcttaatccagccctgcttcaTGCCCACACCGTCTCAGGTCCCTAAAGCTTCCCAGACTGTGCAGGTACATCAACGGCATGAGCATGCTGGCCAGAGAAGGAGGAACGACAGCCGGTATGCTCACACAACAGTATATTTCCTGAGGAGTCAGGGACAAGTGAGGCGTGACGACAAATATCACCATCGGCGGCAGAAAGACCAGGACCGTCAGCACCAGGCTCTGTGTGATGGCCAACAGGGCCCTCTGCTTCTGCGGGTGGACGTCCGTCTTTCCAGAAGGATCCGGCTTCTTCAGGGCGCGCAGGATGGCGACGTCGCAGCCCACTATGACCGGAAGAGTCAGGAAGTACGGGATTGACAGCAGGATGTCTGGGAAGTTTTGAAGAATAAAGACTGGAGAAGCCCACGCAATGGCCACAGCCCAGGACACGGCAGACGTGATGAGTCTGTAGTGTGTACGTGTCATCCTCATGTAGAATATCGGGTAGCACACAGCCATGCAGCAGTCCCAACAAATGCAGGCCATTAACAGAGGCCTTCCCATCATGTTGATAGCATAGACAAAATCCAGGCTGTTCCGTAACAGGTTGTATTTCAAGAGGAAAAAATTCAGTTGATATGGAAGAACTTGAATCGTGGCCAACACGTCCATGACGGTCAGGTTGAGCATGTAGATGTCGTTGGAGGAGCCAGTGCCACTGCGCTGCCTCTGGACGAGCACCCACAGAAGCCAAACACTTGCAGGCACACCCACTAGGGCACAGGGGGAACTCAGGATTGCCCAAATGATGGGGCCGATGGGGAAGTCCAAGCAGTAGGGGTCAAAGTGCTCCGAGGTGTGGTTTATGGATTCATTAACCAGAGAAAACAAGGGGTTCATGGTCATGTGATCCAACTTCAACGGTCCAACTTTTGAAATTAGAGCAAATTacatatacataaatacatataatacacacatgcatacataaatacaaaattaTATGAATATATATCTGTTGATTAAACTACGGGGCAAAAGTTTTAGAGCACCCTAATTCCTCCAGTTACTTATTGCAATTCAATTTGAGATagagatttttaggatcctgctggataccggatccactgcttaagatcctgccggatccggaaccggatacaggatccggaaccggatacaggatccggaaccggataccggatcctacgaaagggttgaaacatacagcctactcgcacacgtgggccctttttattgctttggctcaaactattttttagactcattggcttactgccacactgcctgaactggccgcttccaaagttctttcactccatgcagcaattggggttgtgaaagactgactgaaaaacctaggctagagatgcaccagatcctgatttttaggtaactgccagataccggatccactgcttaagatcctgctggatccggatcctgtgaaaaaccctattatcctgccggatccggaaccggatcttgtatcctgtgcatctctaatttgaGAATAGGATGAAATTTCACAAAGAAGTGAAAAAGGTTTGATTACTCATTGAATTGGTTGAACTGAACCAAAGAAAGAAATCTAACTCTTTCTCGCACTTTAGTTACATGAGAATCCATTTTTGTATAGATTTATATAGTTTGCACAAGAACAAGGCGGGTGTACAAAGCTCTAGACTCAACTCATGCCAGACATACAGTGCTAACCAATTCAGGATAAATGAGGACATTCACTACATTGACAATCACTACCAAATTTAAATTTCAATCTGGAACGTTCTTGTGAGAGTGTAGAATGGACCAAGCGCACCTTTTGTCTGATGTCCTCTCTTCCTTGCCATGAGCACATCTATTCATGCAAgtgtattatatactgtatgattTGATCTAGGGCAGCTGCCAGCtttgcatgcccccccccccctctgtcaaATACAGACCTGAAggtatctctttctctatatttGAAAAGTAAGCCCAAAAGCTTACAATGGATTAAGGTAGTTTGCATACATATTTAATTTTGATCTTTGTGACAATTGCTTTTGTATATAGTGTGCAGATGTTgtgcgagtgattttcatgtattttaattgacgacaagccaatgcgaaagtcgcgcagtagtcacacagtaggctatactgtactgtgctgaaTCAGGGCTGGTTCTGTCATctgtggagtcgaaatatgcgatgtgaacgtgggcctgcatgtagcc from Engraulis encrasicolus isolate BLACKSEA-1 chromosome 17, IST_EnEncr_1.0, whole genome shotgun sequence carries:
- the LOC134467012 gene encoding platelet-activating factor receptor-like yields the protein MTMNPLFSLVNESINHTSEHFDPYCLDFPIGPIIWAILSSPCALVGVPASVWLLWVLVQRQRSGTGSSNDIYMLNLTVMDVLATIQVLPYQLNFFLLKYNLLRNSLDFVYAINMMGRPLLMACICWDCCMAVCYPIFYMRMTRTHYRLITSAVSWAVAIAWASPVFILQNFPDILLSIPYFLTLPVIVGCDVAILRALKKPDPSGKTDVHPQKQRALLAITQSLVLTVLVFLPPMVIFVVTPHLSLTPQEIYCCVSIPAVVPPSLASMLMPLMYLHSLGSFRDLRRCGHEAGLD